The genomic segment GCCACTTGATTACGGCAATCCCGCCTCCCAGACCATATGGATAGTCAACCCTTTCAGGGGAGGCGGGTTTGTCAGGATTTTCTCCACGCACCCCCCGATCGAGGAGAGGGTGAAGAGGCTGGAGAAGATGGCCACCACAATGGGCCAATATTGAAATCCTTTCTACCTTCATTCTTATTTCTACCTTCACTATTATTAGAAAAGGAGGTCGTTCTCCAACCCAGCCCTTCGGAGGAACCCGTATGCCTCATCGAGATTGGACACCTCCGTTATCGTGTGATGGGCATCGGTTCCTATAGAAACCTTGACCTTTCCTCGAAATGCTTTGAAGTACGGTTCAGCAAGATCGAAGAAGCGCTCCCCATCCCTGACGTATGGGTGAGCTGTGTTTATCTCGACGAAGACCCCCATGTCCTGAAGGACATCGGCAGTTTCTCCCGGAGACAGGGACCCGAAGATCCTTGAGATGTCAGAATGAGCTAGACCGCAGGGTCCATGGAACCGTGACCTTAGTTCTGAGAATCTTTCGAGATCCAAGCCCCCGACCAGGTCATCAGCAACGTACTCGAATAGGACCAGATCCAGTTCTTCCATCTCTTTAAATGGAAGGTTCCAGAGGTCGCATCTCGCTGGATTCGTATCGATCTCCACACCGACCATTACCCGTATCCCACCTCCATACTTCTCCCCAAGTGTTCGTATTAGGTTGATGTACTCCCCGAGATTGCTAGATCTGAGAGACCTAACCTTGACGGTCTCGAAATGATCTGTCAAGGCTACATGCGTCAGCCCATCTGTTGC from the Methanomassiliicoccales archaeon genome contains:
- a CDS encoding PHP domain-containing protein is translated as MGADSLINLHTHSVFSDGDFRPEQILERAATDGLTHVALTDHFETVKVRSLRSSNLGEYINLIRTLGEKYGGGIRVMVGVEIDTNPARCDLWNLPFKEMEELDLVLFEYVADDLVGGLDLERFSELRSRFHGPCGLAHSDISRIFGSLSPGETADVLQDMGVFVEINTAHPYVRDGERFFDLAEPYFKAFRGKVKVSIGTDAHHTITEVSNLDEAYGFLRRAGLENDLLF